The genomic stretch GCTGGGTCATGAATAACCATAAACTCAAAACAGGGTTGGCTTGGCTGACAGGTTTGCTGCTGGCTGGCCTCATCATTTTTTTCAGCAACCGCAGCGCACCGTCGGTAACGACTAACGTTGCCAGCGACTCCCCCAGCCTGTTGCAAATGCTGAAAACAGGCTCGACTTCTGGGCGCAACGACACCTTCTGCGCCCTCACCACCGGCCCGGACAACAGTTGTTTGGGCAATCCCCAAGCCCTGTGCAGCACCGACATGGAAATGGCACAAATCGCCTGGAAATACTTTGAAAACAACTATAACCCGGAAACCGGGCTGTACAACGCTGCCGATAAATACCCCTCCACCACCATGTGGGATACCGGCTCAGCACTCGCTGCCACCATTGCCGCCCGTGATTTCGGCCTGATTGATGACAAGGATTTTGATGAGCGCGTCCGCGCCATGTTCAAAACCCTCAACAGCATGGAGCTGTTCAACAAAGAAGCACCCAACAAAGTATATCACGCCATCAAAGGTGAAATGGTCGATTACCGCAACCAGCCAACGCCCGATGGTATTGGCGTTTCCGCACTGGATTTGGCGCGGTTAGTGTCATGGCTGAATACCCTCAGTTGTATGCACCCGCAATACGCCAACCCCGCCAAACAAGTCATCAAACGCTGGGATATGAAACGCCTGATCAAAGACGGACAAATGTTTGGCCTGTATCGTGACCCGGTATCTAAAAATATGGTCGTGGCACAAGAAGGCCGCTTAGGATATGAGCAATACGCAGGCAAGATTTTCCGCAAGCTCGGCTATGACCAACACGTCGCTGCCACCTATAACAACGAATTCCGTACAAGCATCAATATTTATGACGTACCAATTGCTTATGACCGACGTGACCCGCGTGATTTAGGCGCATACAACTACGTTGTTACCGAATCGTATGCGATGGATGCGATTGAAAACGGCATTGACGCTGAAAACCGCCCGCTGCTGGACAATATTTACAAAGTCCAAAAACGCCGCTGGGAAGAAACCGGGATTGTTACCGCCGTTTCCGAAGACAATATCGACCAGAAACCGTACTTCCTCTACAACACCATATTTACCGCTGGCTTGCCGTGGAACACCACCACCGACAAGGGCGTGCGTTACGACAGCCTCAAAACCACCTCGGTAAAAGCCGCGCTCTCCATGGCCTTGCTCTACCCGGCTGACCCTTACAGCAAGGAATTGGCCTACACCGTCAACTCTGCCTATAACCCGGATCGTGGCTGGTACTCAGGCATTTACGAAAGTGGCGGTGGCTACAACAAGGCCATTACTGCCAATACCAACGGCATCATCATGAGCCTGCTGCTGTACAAAAAATATG from Thiothrix litoralis encodes the following:
- a CDS encoding DUF3131 domain-containing protein yields the protein MNNHKLKTGLAWLTGLLLAGLIIFFSNRSAPSVTTNVASDSPSLLQMLKTGSTSGRNDTFCALTTGPDNSCLGNPQALCSTDMEMAQIAWKYFENNYNPETGLYNAADKYPSTTMWDTGSALAATIAARDFGLIDDKDFDERVRAMFKTLNSMELFNKEAPNKVYHAIKGEMVDYRNQPTPDGIGVSALDLARLVSWLNTLSCMHPQYANPAKQVIKRWDMKRLIKDGQMFGLYRDPVSKNMVVAQEGRLGYEQYAGKIFRKLGYDQHVAATYNNEFRTSINIYDVPIAYDRRDPRDLGAYNYVVTESYAMDAIENGIDAENRPLLDNIYKVQKRRWEETGIVTAVSEDNIDQKPYFLYNTIFTAGLPWNTTTDKGVRYDSLKTTSVKAALSMALLYPADPYSKELAYTVNSAYNPDRGWYSGIYESGGGYNKAITANTNGIIMSLLLYKKYGEFHPMCERCQREIKTDAIPARTCDVCATQ